One Thermofilum pendens Hrk 5 DNA segment encodes these proteins:
- a CDS encoding PaREP1 family protein: protein MGKVEELLAEWPEVAGVCARLAAGERLGEGEAVVKEVAEAAGWGVDDVVEDLARIGVDPSGRVERYRELFEKYYAEALELKRRGDARQAGEKLWGAVTALIKLYAAEKGVFVAHWSTGKLDRFVTSNVGKEHRKLFRDLIDKAHRLHENFYEGSLDPETLEERWAEALDLLEKAKRIVLDERRSEKTRQAPP from the coding sequence GTGGGGAAGGTCGAGGAGTTGCTCGCCGAGTGGCCGGAGGTGGCCGGGGTGTGCGCGAGGCTCGCGGCCGGCGAGAGGCTCGGGGAGGGCGAGGCCGTGGTCAAGGAGGTCGCGGAGGCGGCGGGGTGGGGCGTCGACGACGTAGTGGAGGACCTCGCCCGGATCGGGGTCGACCCCTCCGGGAGGGTGGAGAGGTACAGGGAGCTCTTCGAGAAGTACTACGCCGAGGCACTCGAGCTCAAGAGGAGGGGCGACGCGAGGCAGGCAGGGGAGAAGCTCTGGGGAGCGGTGACGGCGCTCATCAAGCTCTACGCGGCGGAGAAGGGGGTCTTCGTGGCCCACTGGAGTACGGGCAAGCTGGACAGGTTCGTGACGAGCAACGTCGGCAAGGAGCACAGGAAGCTTTTCAGGGACCTAATCGACAAGGCACACAGGCTCCACGAGAACTTCTACGAGGGAAGCCTCGACCCCGAAACCCTCGAGGAGCGCTGGGCCGAAGCCCTCGACCTACTCGAAAAAGCCAAGAGAATCGTGCTCGACGAGCGGCGAAGCGAGAAGACACGACAAGCCCCGCCCTAA
- the cas6 gene encoding CRISPR system precrRNA processing endoribonuclease RAMP protein Cas6, giving the protein MGSVVVVELSLRAVSGGSLPWFSGAECRGALLSAVGAVDGGVAGLMHGKPGSPSVFALRPLRFASGFRVVGEGVSAGVLFERGALARMEVAFLDEGVARRAVAAIASTRSFSVKGQEFALEGLALRVYDPARVLEAGPFEALDVRFHTPTYFNPLSGDKEYKVLYPDPVHMLAGLVATAHRLTGASLPKPEELASTVYVAGLDVKTPPMEPSKPAPNGFVGWVKLKARKNAPSDKLSLVHGLLKLGELTNIGGNRSAGYGVITVKTANQPSKTTPEKA; this is encoded by the coding sequence GTGGGCTCTGTCGTCGTCGTAGAGCTTTCGCTTAGGGCTGTGTCGGGCGGGTCTCTCCCGTGGTTCTCGGGGGCCGAGTGTAGGGGTGCGTTGCTGAGCGCTGTGGGGGCTGTGGATGGGGGTGTCGCGGGGCTCATGCACGGTAAGCCTGGCTCTCCGTCTGTGTTCGCGCTTAGGCCTCTGCGCTTCGCCTCTGGGTTCAGGGTTGTGGGTGAGGGGGTGTCGGCGGGCGTTCTCTTCGAGAGGGGGGCTCTCGCAAGGATGGAGGTCGCCTTCCTGGACGAGGGGGTTGCGAGGAGGGCTGTCGCCGCCATCGCCTCTACGAGGTCCTTCTCGGTGAAGGGGCAGGAGTTCGCGCTCGAAGGCTTGGCGCTCAGGGTCTACGACCCGGCGAGGGTCCTGGAGGCGGGGCCCTTCGAGGCTCTGGACGTGCGCTTCCACACCCCCACCTACTTCAACCCACTCTCAGGGGACAAGGAGTACAAGGTCCTCTACCCGGACCCCGTCCACATGCTCGCAGGCCTAGTGGCGACGGCCCACAGGCTCACGGGCGCAAGCCTACCGAAGCCGGAGGAGCTGGCATCCACCGTCTACGTGGCAGGCCTAGACGTCAAGACGCCGCCAATGGAGCCCTCGAAGCCGGCGCCAAACGGCTTCGTAGGATGGGTGAAGCTGAAAGCCAGGAAGAACGCCCCCAGCGACAAGCTAAGCCTGGTGCACGGCCTCCTAAAACTGGGAGAACTCACGAACATCGGCGGAAACAGGAGCGCAGGCTACGGAGTAATAACCGTGAAAACAGCCAATCAACCCTCAAAAACAACACCCGAGAAAGCTTAA
- a CDS encoding BadF/BadG/BcrA/BcrD ATPase family protein → MRGFGLLREKLLYSGAPFNPVEAFVGVDGGATKTLAVAGDAEGCVLGVGEAGPSNYHVVGIDGAVENINAAIRGGSRRRSGRRGCAGPGGDGY, encoded by the coding sequence ATGCGCGGCTTTGGGCTGTTGCGCGAAAAGCTATTATACTCTGGTGCTCCGTTTAACCCCGTGGAGGCCTTCGTAGGCGTTGATGGGGGAGCGACGAAGACGCTTGCCGTGGCGGGTGACGCGGAGGGCTGTGTTCTCGGCGTTGGGGAGGCTGGCCCCTCTAACTACCACGTTGTCGGCATTGATGGCGCCGTGGAGAACATAAACGCGGCTATACGGGGGGGCTCTCGGCGGCGGAGTGGCCGGCGTGGCTGTGCTGGGCCTGGCGGGGATGGATACTGA
- a CDS encoding BadF/BadG/BcrA/BcrD ATPase family protein, with amino-acid sequence MAGVAVLGLAGMDTERDFRVFGERGAPRVAARRVYVRHDAEVALVGATLGEPGVIVIAGTGSVAGARNRRGDYARCGGWGYLLGDEGSAYWIAREALRAVLWAFDGRGPPTELTGAVLGALGLSSPEDLVPKVYAEGVGVRELARLAPLVTEAARRGDAVARRIVEEAAYHLALHVVTLVRRLGMEEPVKVALVGGVFRAGEVVTEPLRRHLEKHFKVELVEPKFPPAVGALLLSYMLSGVPLTRSLLENIERTAREKGLTP; translated from the coding sequence GTGGCCGGCGTGGCTGTGCTGGGCCTGGCGGGGATGGATACTGAGCGCGACTTCAGGGTGTTCGGGGAGAGGGGTGCCCCGAGGGTCGCGGCGAGGAGGGTTTACGTGCGCCACGACGCCGAGGTTGCGCTCGTGGGGGCTACGCTGGGGGAGCCGGGGGTCATAGTCATAGCCGGTACTGGCTCGGTCGCGGGGGCTAGGAATAGGAGGGGCGACTACGCGCGGTGCGGCGGGTGGGGCTACCTGCTGGGCGACGAGGGTAGCGCCTACTGGATAGCGAGGGAGGCTTTGCGCGCCGTTCTGTGGGCTTTCGACGGGCGGGGGCCTCCCACGGAGCTCACGGGGGCCGTCCTGGGGGCCCTCGGGCTCTCGTCCCCGGAGGACCTGGTCCCGAAGGTCTACGCGGAGGGGGTTGGCGTGCGCGAGCTGGCGAGGCTCGCCCCGCTTGTCACCGAGGCGGCTAGGCGCGGCGACGCCGTGGCTAGGAGGATAGTGGAGGAGGCCGCGTACCACCTCGCGCTACACGTAGTCACCCTCGTGAGGAGGCTGGGCATGGAGGAGCCAGTCAAGGTGGCGCTCGTCGGCGGGGTGTTCAGGGCCGGTGAGGTCGTCACTGAGCCCCTGAGGAGGCACCTGGAGAAGCACTTCAAGGTGGAGCTCGTCGAGCCGAAGTTCCCGCCCGCCGTCGGCGCCCTCCTCCTATCCTACATGCTGAGCGGCGTCCCCCTAACCCGGAGCCTACTCGAAAACATCGAGAGAACCGCGCGGGAAAAGGGGTTAACGCCCTAG